In the Mycoplasma zalophi genome, one interval contains:
- a CDS encoding IS3 family transposase: protein MSRHLNIDEWDLVFDAYQQNGMIGALRKMHVISPKTKFAKRENLSARIKKAIKYYNLGMKEKLLTKKGVDRKPGSGRPKKEPDFDWEIFDRNDLIEIAKRYYEITNQKPKKDKKKEAANLKIKSVKLALFFNLSRQTISKSKISQKKEKVIPYSKIIIEAFKANKARFGRKKLSIYIYIKYKIYINDRTLGRYLKYLKLQCKVRQKQKKPEIKDTKCAISNIIQRDYNDKYSRNIYATDVSYINAPKDVNSSHVYLSAIISHKSKKIIGYRLNKSNDLNLVLENIKDIEKDNCNNFIIHSDHGFQYTNYEYISEIIRLGGKVSLSRIGNSLDNREIEYWFGIIKTELLNDLDYTKITFNELNQKINDYVFWYNNDRIQSNLGWKTPQQYAMMLTN from the coding sequence ATGTCAAGACATTTAAATATTGATGAATGGGATTTAGTATTTGATGCTTATCAGCAAAACGGAATGATTGGAGCATTAAGAAAAATGCATGTAATTTCACCAAAAACTAAATTTGCGAAAAGAGAAAATTTATCAGCAAGAATTAAAAAAGCAATTAAATATTATAATTTAGGAATGAAAGAAAAATTGTTAACAAAAAAAGGTGTAGATAGAAAACCTGGTTCTGGAAGACCAAAAAAAGAACCTGATTTTGATTGAGAAATTTTTGATAGAAATGATTTAATTGAAATAGCAAAAAGATATTATGAAATAACAAATCAAAAACCTAAAAAAGACAAGAAAAAAGAAGCTGCAAATCTAAAGATTAAATCAGTTAAATTAGCCTTATTTTTTAATCTCAGTAGACAAACTATTTCAAAGAGCAAAATTTCACAAAAAAAAGAAAAAGTTATTCCTTATTCTAAAATTATAATTGAAGCATTTAAGGCAAACAAGGCTAGATTTGGAAGAAAAAAACTTAGTATATATATTTATATTAAATATAAAATATATATAAATGATCGTACATTGGGAAGATATTTAAAGTATTTAAAACTTCAATGTAAAGTAAGACAAAAGCAAAAGAAACCAGAAATTAAAGATACAAAATGCGCAATCAGTAATATCATTCAAAGAGATTACAATGACAAATATAGCAGGAATATTTATGCAACTGATGTTTCATACATAAATGCACCTAAAGATGTAAATAGTAGTCATGTTTATCTATCAGCAATAATTAGTCATAAAAGCAAAAAAATTATAGGATATAGACTAAATAAATCAAATGATTTAAATTTAGTTTTAGAAAATATTAAAGACATTGAAAAAGACAATTGTAACAATTTTATAATTCATTCAGATCATGGTTTTCAATATACAAATTATGAATATATTTCTGAAATTATTAGACTCGGTGGGAAAGTATCGCTATCAAGAATTGGAAATTCATTAGACAATAGAGAAATAGAATATTGATTTGGAATAATAAAAACTGAATTATTAAACGATTTAGATTATACAAAAATCACATTTAATGAATTAAATCAAAAAATTAATGATTATGTTTTTTGATACAACAATGATCGAATACAATCAAATTTAGGTTGAAAAACACCACAGCAATATGCTATGATGTTGACTAATTAA
- a CDS encoding BRO family protein, translated as MEKYVDNEIKLFEGSQIRSAWDNEKEEWYFSVVDIVRVLTESENPQVYWRVLKKRLKEEGNETVTNCNALKMKAADGKMRLTDVANMQGIFRIIQSVPSPKAEPFKAWLAEVGKERIDEIIDPELTIDRALETYHKKGYTREWINQRLQAIQVRKELTDTWQDHGVKEGKEYAILTNEITKAWSGMTTKQYKNHKGLKKQNLRDNMTTTELILNMLAETATKDIANATHPQGLEENKEVAKRGGSIAGNARKEIEQETDQPVITSKNAIDLGKLISDVSKSTDELADEDKKY; from the coding sequence ATGGAGAAATACGTGGATAACGAGATTAAATTATTTGAAGGTAGTCAGATACGTTCTGCTTGGGATAATGAAAAAGAAGAATGGTATTTTTCGGTGGTTGATATAGTAAGAGTACTTACAGAAAGTGAAAATCCTCAAGTATACTGGAGAGTATTAAAAAAGAGATTAAAAGAGGAAGGAAACGAAACCGTTACAAATTGTAACGCTTTGAAAATGAAAGCTGCAGATGGAAAAATGCGCCTAACAGATGTTGCTAATATGCAAGGTATATTCCGTATCATTCAATCCGTACCATCACCAAAAGCTGAACCATTTAAGGCGTGGCTAGCAGAAGTAGGAAAAGAAAGAATAGATGAAATAATTGATCCAGAACTAACAATAGATAGAGCTCTAGAAACTTATCATAAAAAAGGTTATACCAGAGAATGAATTAACCAAAGATTACAAGCGATTCAAGTTAGAAAAGAACTAACAGATACTTGGCAAGACCACGGGGTAAAAGAAGGAAAAGAGTACGCCATTCTAACGAATGAAATTACGAAAGCTTGATCTGGTATGACAACAAAACAATATAAAAATCATAAAGGTTTAAAGAAACAAAATCTAAGAGATAATATGACTACAACAGAGCTTATTTTAAATATGCTTGCAGAAACTGCAACAAAGGATATAGCTAATGCCACTCACCCTCAAGGATTAGAAGAAAATAAAGAGGTTGCAAAGCGTGGCGGTTCAATTGCAGGGAATGCTAGAAAAGAAATCGAACAAGAAACAGATCAACCTGTAATTACATCTAAAAATGCAATTGATTTAGGAAAATTAATATCAGATGTATCTAAGTCCACAGATGAACTAGCGGATGAAGATAAAAAATATTAA
- the dcm gene encoding DNA (cytosine-5-)-methyltransferase, which produces MGTIRILETFSGIGAQNKAVTNINNKRNKKIFEIVATADWDARANISYSAIHHNLIKNWEIVLKENNLTTEKEIDNFLKKYNFSLNSKTLSRITSKDLVFKKYLAASVILSNNAVDITKLNPNLIKDQNIDLITYSFPCQGLSVASMGKAKGINDELSTSSLIWQIYRILNNSSKKPKYLMMENVKNLLSKKFKPEYEKWKDVLDNMGYKTFTTIINGLDAGSIQKRERVFALSVLKNVKTPFNNDLEFSEYIKKINNGKKLKLHERETQFNNIFDFYNHSEENIEALINNTPSRIKLVNSQKIINKSNNFIINTLTTKQDRIPCTGIIEFKNNNKNKLNYRFITPREAFMLMGFEREDFNKLLPFYEQKILTKESLYRQAGNSIVVEAITSIFNVVESIEKMKD; this is translated from the coding sequence ATGGGAACAATTAGAATATTAGAAACATTTTCAGGTATTGGAGCTCAAAATAAAGCTGTTACAAATATAAATAATAAAAGAAACAAAAAAATTTTTGAAATCGTAGCAACCGCTGATTGAGATGCCAGGGCTAATATTTCTTATTCTGCAATTCATCACAACTTGATTAAAAATTGAGAAATTGTTTTAAAAGAAAACAATTTAACAACTGAAAAAGAAATCGATAATTTTTTAAAAAAATATAATTTTTCATTAAACTCTAAAACTTTATCAAGAATAACATCTAAAGACCTTGTGTTTAAAAAATACTTAGCAGCTTCTGTTATTTTAAGTAACAATGCTGTTGATATAACAAAATTAAACCCTAATCTTATTAAAGATCAAAATATTGATTTAATCACTTATTCATTCCCTTGTCAAGGTCTTTCTGTTGCTAGTATGGGGAAAGCAAAAGGTATTAATGATGAACTGTCAACTTCGAGTTTAATATGACAAATTTATAGAATTTTAAATAATTCAAGTAAAAAACCTAAATATCTAATGATGGAAAATGTAAAAAATTTACTTTCTAAAAAATTTAAACCAGAGTATGAAAAATGAAAAGATGTTTTGGATAACATGGGTTATAAGACATTTACTACTATAATAAATGGTCTTGATGCTGGGTCTATACAAAAAAGAGAGCGTGTTTTTGCTTTAAGTGTATTAAAAAATGTAAAAACGCCTTTTAACAATGATTTAGAATTTAGTGAATACATAAAAAAAATCAATAACGGAAAAAAATTAAAATTACATGAAAGAGAAACACAATTTAACAATATTTTTGATTTTTATAATCACTCAGAGGAAAATATTGAAGCATTAATAAATAATACTCCATCAAGAATAAAATTAGTAAATTCTCAAAAAATAATAAATAAATCAAATAACTTTATTATAAATACATTAACGACAAAGCAAGATAGAATACCTTGCACTGGAATTATAGAATTTAAAAATAATAATAAAAACAAATTAAATTATCGATTTATTACACCAAGAGAAGCATTTATGTTGATGGGGTTCGAAAGAGAAGATTTTAATAAATTATTGCCTTTTTATGAGCAAAAAATTTTAACTAAAGAATCATTATATAGACAAGCGGGTAATTCTATTGTGGTAGAGGCAATAACATCAATTTTTAATGTTGTAGAAAGTATTGAAAAAATGAAGGATTAA
- a CDS encoding GmrSD restriction endonuclease domain-containing protein yields the protein MDKIKLKELINSSNWLKEWKIGTNITSYIKNGVCEWLYIIKNASPNDKILVGKLGVDEYCVFDKNNNAINLYRSSTKKAGLSLATYNQCVVTFISFGILEYEDDYYSVSQEFIKHVLEQKNNDDETIVYGYIRKKITSLFNKFLLKPIEEFLSNSNSFEEEKNFYNQSTRFWFTILLNFDSLENNSYIIKELNKKQPDEWFLEVTEKILSNDTETKNIFIDVTKKICDLLGIKNVAWKFLDIQDLMNRNENQHSKADFEIVNKLGKANIKILTEIVNFKQFIQLSHDIRYTIPIFQRFYTWDPYMIIGLLNNMIIDSENTDNTNKFSFLNSLVIIQQGNMFNIVDGQQRIISMLLILLALSRKAKYINATASLEMIKNLNGYNWSIKDFLDDFKKSNNEYYGDLYNLFFNEKQYSIENKGLSKQFYKNYNEIVQKVDEYFNVSNIDNFVKYFLESVFLNINILNDKRTDANTKIFQNLNRYSKRLGVLDLIRNKIYEIETDEEFVVKLFNDTVFEYFRKSKKNDEDLKELILFIDSWFVKEEKNEELDKISSEYYDDTTKTYEKFNFLLSIISKNQDTESKKEELVYKIINQIFFYEYAKTGSINKIEAILEKAYENNEKNDIYKNLVYNASEFKKHTKLPFINFQIFHITNGGSKTVYIPLIWKLIEISELLNEDKNIDTRLEILSKVLHKIEKFSIIWDIYFEGQSFSKQIINIVKSTLYKVDKLNENISEMIYEKLISLFSYERIDKIKNCSNVLKEQYREQLDQVFNKDWEQGIKIKEINNKLYKLIIGRVYLGLNNTKQPFYYEKPASQEQKELEIDFVNYSYEHVLPKNPKEEIKEIFEWKDNKNNYLTYVHKIGNGILLNLNDNKVLGNKEKKEYKINGIENKTSRYISMTTVDEQTLEIDQANWEIKILPNDDNDEIQKHIDDIKNKINVRTEQILDAYVYIIFDEIKTSK from the coding sequence ATGGACAAAATAAAATTAAAAGAATTAATAAATAGCTCTAATTGATTAAAAGAATGAAAAATAGGAACAAACATCACTTCTTACATCAAAAATGGTGTTTGTGAATGACTTTATATAATTAAAAATGCATCACCTAATGACAAAATATTGGTAGGTAAATTAGGTGTTGATGAGTACTGTGTTTTTGATAAAAACAATAATGCAATTAATTTATATCGTAGCTCAACAAAAAAAGCAGGTTTATCACTTGCAACATACAATCAATGTGTAGTCACCTTTATTAGTTTTGGTATTTTAGAATATGAAGACGATTATTATAGTGTTTCACAAGAATTTATAAAGCATGTTTTAGAACAAAAAAACAATGATGATGAAACTATTGTTTATGGTTATATAAGAAAAAAAATAACAAGTCTTTTTAATAAATTTTTATTAAAACCGATAGAAGAATTTTTATCAAATAGTAATTCATTTGAAGAGGAAAAAAATTTTTATAATCAATCAACAAGATTTTGATTTACTATTTTATTAAATTTCGATTCCCTTGAAAATAATAGTTATATTATTAAGGAACTTAATAAAAAACAACCGGATGAGTGATTTTTAGAAGTAACTGAAAAAATTTTATCAAATGACACTGAAACAAAAAATATTTTTATTGACGTAACAAAAAAAATCTGTGATTTATTAGGTATTAAGAATGTTGCATGAAAATTCCTTGATATACAAGATTTAATGAATAGAAATGAAAATCAACATTCAAAAGCAGATTTTGAAATTGTAAACAAATTAGGTAAAGCAAATATAAAAATATTAACTGAAATTGTAAATTTCAAACAATTTATTCAACTTTCACATGATATTCGCTATACAATTCCTATTTTCCAAAGATTTTATACTTGAGATCCTTATATGATAATAGGATTGCTAAATAATATGATAATAGATTCAGAAAATACTGATAACACTAATAAATTTTCTTTTTTAAATAGTTTAGTAATTATACAACAAGGAAATATGTTCAATATAGTAGATGGACAACAAAGAATCATTTCTATGCTATTAATTCTTTTAGCGCTATCACGAAAAGCAAAATATATTAATGCAACCGCTTCATTAGAAATGATAAAAAATTTAAATGGATACAACTGATCCATAAAAGATTTTTTAGACGATTTCAAAAAAAGTAATAATGAATATTATGGTGATTTATATAATTTATTTTTTAATGAAAAACAATATAGCATTGAAAATAAAGGATTAAGTAAGCAATTTTACAAAAATTATAATGAAATTGTTCAAAAAGTAGATGAATATTTTAATGTTTCTAATATTGATAATTTTGTAAAATACTTCCTTGAATCAGTATTTTTAAACATAAATATATTAAACGATAAAAGAACAGATGCAAATACAAAAATTTTTCAAAATTTAAATAGATACAGCAAAAGATTAGGTGTTTTAGATTTAATCAGAAACAAGATTTATGAAATAGAAACTGATGAAGAGTTTGTTGTAAAACTTTTCAATGACACAGTATTTGAATATTTTAGAAAGTCAAAAAAGAATGACGAAGATTTAAAAGAATTAATATTATTTATTGATTCTTGATTTGTTAAAGAAGAAAAAAATGAAGAATTAGATAAAATAAGTAGTGAATATTATGATGACACTACAAAAACCTATGAAAAATTTAATTTTTTACTTTCTATAATAAGTAAAAACCAGGATACGGAGTCAAAAAAAGAAGAACTAGTCTATAAAATAATAAATCAGATTTTTTTCTACGAATATGCAAAAACTGGTTCTATAAATAAAATTGAAGCAATACTAGAAAAAGCTTATGAAAATAACGAAAAAAATGATATATATAAAAATTTAGTATACAATGCTAGCGAATTTAAAAAACACACAAAATTGCCATTTATTAATTTTCAAATCTTTCATATAACAAACGGAGGAAGTAAAACTGTTTATATTCCATTAATTTGAAAATTAATTGAAATTAGCGAATTACTAAATGAAGATAAAAATATTGACACTAGATTAGAAATATTGAGTAAAGTTTTACATAAAATTGAAAAATTTTCAATTATTTGAGATATTTATTTTGAAGGTCAATCATTTAGTAAGCAAATTATTAATATTGTTAAAAGCACTTTATATAAAGTTGATAAATTAAATGAAAATATTTCAGAAATGATTTATGAAAAATTAATTTCTCTATTCTCATATGAAAGAATAGATAAAATAAAAAATTGTTCTAATGTTTTAAAAGAGCAATATCGCGAACAACTTGATCAAGTATTTAATAAGGATTGAGAACAAGGAATAAAAATAAAAGAAATTAACAACAAATTATACAAATTGATAATAGGAAGAGTATATTTGGGACTAAACAATACCAAGCAACCATTTTACTATGAAAAACCAGCTTCTCAGGAACAAAAAGAACTAGAAATTGATTTTGTTAATTATTCATATGAACATGTACTTCCTAAAAATCCAAAAGAGGAAATAAAAGAAATTTTTGAATGAAAAGACAATAAAAATAATTATTTAACTTATGTTCACAAAATTGGTAATGGAATTTTATTGAATTTAAACGATAATAAAGTGTTGGGAAATAAGGAAAAAAAGGAATATAAGATAAATGGTATAGAAAATAAAACAAGTCGCTATATTTCAATGACTACAGTTGATGAACAAACACTAGAAATTGACCAAGCTAATTGGGAAATTAAAATACTTCCTAACGATGATAATGATGAAATACAAAAACATATCGATGATATAAAAAATAAAATTAATGTTAGAACTGAACAAATATTAGATGCTTATGTATATATAATATTTGATGAAATAAAAACTTCAAAATAA